The Nitrospira sp. sequence TGGACATGCTCGATACCGCCATGTCGCCGCTGGCTGGCGGAACGTCCCACCCGGCGACGGAAACGCTGGTCGCCGCGCTCCAGAATACTCCCTACGACACCGGGCTGGAACTCGCGTCCTTCCCGCCGATTACGGAACACTTTCGCTCCGTTCGCCGCAAATACCGTCAGTTCGAAAGCGACTTTACCGGTGTCGATGCTGAAATTCTCACGTCGCAGATTCCGGGAGGCATGTTGTCGAACCTGGCGGCTCAGTTGACGGAACAGAATGCCTTGGACCGGATGAAAGAGGTGCTCGACGAGGTCCCGCGCGTGCGGAAAGAGATGGGCTATCCCCCGCTTGTCACCCCGACCAGTCAGATCGTCGGGACCCAGGCCACTCTGAACGTGCTGACCGGAGAGCGTTACAAAGTCATCACGACGGAGACCAAGAACTATTTCCTGGGCTTGTATGGGCGCGCGCCGGGTCAAGTCGACCTCGATGTGATGGCACGCGCCACCGGCGACGAAACCCCGATCAAGACCAGACCGGCCGATCGACTGGAGCCCGAGTTGGAGGCCCTCAAAAACGACCTGCCCGACTCAGCCCAGAGCATTGAGGACCAGCTGTCGTTCGCGCTGTTTCCCACCATCGCGCGTGACTTTTTCGAGGCTCGAGAAAAAGGCGACTTAACCCCGGAGCCGCTCGAATTGGGCTCGACCAAAGGCCCTGCGACCGCTCATGAACTGCATCTGGCTCCCGTTGAATTCAATGTGACGGTGCATGGCGAGACCTATCATGTGAAAGTGTCCGGCTCCGGCCGAAAGGTCGATGGGCGCAAGCCATACTACATCCGAGTCAACGACAAGCTCGAGGAAGTCTCGCTCGAAACCATCCAGGAAGTCTTGGCCGGCGTGCCGGAGTTGCAGGGGACCGATTCGGGAGGAAAACCAAAACGTCCCAGGCCGTCGAAACCGGGTGATGTGGCTCCTCCCATGCCCGGCCGCGTGGTAAAAGTCTTGGTCGCGGTCGACGATCATGTGAAAGTCGGCGATCCCCTGTTGATCATCGAAGCGATGAAGATGGAAAGCCGGGTGCCGGCGCCGATTGATGGAAGAGTCGCCGCGATTCTCACCGCCGAGGGTGACAACGTAAAGACGGATGAAACGGTCATTCAATTGGAGTAATTCCACCGCCGGCTCGACCTCGCACCCGTACAGACGTGGATGGCTTGCGCTGTGCGTCCTGTGCCTCGTATCGTACCTCATGAGCGCCTGTGCCACGCCTGTACAGATTCCACCCTATTTTGAAACCTTAGAACGCACCCCGGTAGAACGCATCCCAATCAAGACCGTCCTCGTCCGTGATCAAAGGATCGCGTATCTCGATATCGGTGCCGGGCCGCCGGTCATCTTGATTCACGGCTTCGGCGGATCCATGTGGCAATGGGAACATCAGCAACATGCCTTGGCTCAACATTTCCGTACCCTGACGCTCGACCTCCCTGGCTCAGGATTGTCCGACAAACCCGACATCGATTACCTGCCGGACCAGATGTTGGACTTCTGTATCGGATTCATGGATGCCCTGCAGATCCGGAAAGCCAGCCTGATCGGTAATTCCATGGGCGCCGGGTTGGCCATAGGAATGACATTGACCCATCCGACCCGTATCGACAAACTCGTGCTCATCAGCGGGTTACCGTCTCACGTCATAGCCAAGCTCACCAGTCGATCTTTCAGGCAAGCTCTGGAATCTCGAGCCCCTTCCTGGCTGGTATCCCTCGGCAACTGGTTGTTCGGCGGACTGGTCACCGAGACCGTTCTGAAGGAAATCGTCCATGATCACAACCTTCTCACGCCGGCGGTTATCGAACGGTCCAACCGCAATCGCCGCCGTCCTGGTATCATAAAACCCATCATGGCCGTGAGAAACGCCATCCCTTCCTGGGAAACCGATTTTGCTCCACGCCTCAGCTCCATCACACACCCAACAATGATTATCTGGGGTGAATACGACCGGCTATTTCCCATGGCCGTGGGCGAAGAACTTCACCATAGAATTCGTGGATCAGAGTTCGTCAGAATTCCCGATGCCGGCCACATGCCGCAATGGGAACGCCCTGATCTGGTCAACCGATCGCTGATCACGTATATTGAATCATCACCCTGAACAGATCGTCCTCATGAGACCGATGATCACTTGTTTCCCCACAAAGGAGCACATGATGCGGACACGATTCTATGGGTTCATCGGCGCAGCACTGTTCATTTCACTTGGCTTCGTCGGGTGTCAGGCCACCGGAGGTTCATCGGGCAATACCTTCGCGTACAGGACTATCCCGGTGGCGGATGGGAGCGTCGTCGCGGGGGAAGGCAACAATGTCTTATTCAAGGGCAACTCGCTTCCACTGGCCGGTAACGGCGTAAAAATCGGCGACACGCTGCGCGACGTGAACGTGGTGCAGAACGATCTCTCGCTCGTCAACATCGTGGAGACCAAGGGTGCGGGAAAGGTCCGGATCATCAGCACGGTCCCGTCGCTCGATACCCCGGTGTGTGAACAACAGACCCATCTTCTGAGCGAACGGAACAAAGGCCTCGATAAAATGGTGGAACTCATCACGGTCAGCGTCGATACTCCCTTTGCCCAGAAGCGATTTGCGGAGGATGCGAACATCGCCAATGTGACGTTTCTATCCGACTACCGAGGCGGCGAGTTCGGCAAAGCGCATGGCCTTTTCTTGGAAGGTCCACACGTGCTGACGAGAGCGGTCATCGTTGTCGACAAGAGGAACACCATTCGCTATCTCCAAATCACTCCGGAACTCTCCCAGCTGCCGGACTTGGAAGAAGCCTTCCAGTTCGCCAGGCGATTGATCACGGAGAGCTAGGGGACGGTCCTTGGAGCTGAAACGACGGGCGAGCAGATAGTCGTTCGTTAGGCTCGACCACCCCTCTGTTGTCCGAAGGCTCTGATGGCTCATTACGACTTACTCGTCATCGGTACGGGACCGGCCGGCCAAAAAGCCGCGATACAGGCGGCCAAACTCGGCAAAAAGGTCGCCATCATCGAGCGAAAGACGGTCGTCGGTGGTGTCTGCATCAACACCGGTACGATTCCCAGCAAATCACTCCGAGAAGCGGTCCTCTATCTCTCAGGATTCCGGCAACGCAGCGTCTACGGTGCCACCTACCGTTTGAAAAAGACCATCGCGATCGAAGATCTCGCGTTTCGGGCCAATCATGTCATCAGGAACGAGATTCAGATCGTACAAAATCAGATGGGCCGGAATCGAGTCGACATGTTTTACGGTTCAGCGAGCTTTATCGATCCTCACCGCCTGCGCATACAAACGACCCGCGGTGCGCTCGAACTGACGTCAGACTTCGTCGTCATTGCGGTCGGGACGGAACCGGCCCGGCCATCCAACATTCCGTTCGACGACAGGACGATCATTGATACGGACGGGCTCCTGACTCTCAAGCGTATTCCCGACTCCATCGTCATTGTCGGAGGTGGTGTGATCGGAACGGAATACGCTTCCATGCTCGCCGCTCTTGGAGTTCCCGTCACCCTCATCGACAAACGCCCGCGGCTGTTGGAGTTCGTCGACGCCGAGATCATCGACACGCTCCAGCAACAGATGAAAGATATCGGAGTCACGCTGTATCACGATGAAGAAGCCGTGGCCATCAACAGGGCACGGGACAAGTCCATCCAGGTCACCCTACGCCACAGCCGACCGATTCACACCTCGACGTTGATGTATGCGATTGGGCGAGTCGGGGCGACACAATCGCTCGACTTGGATGCCATAGGATTGAAACCGGATGATCGTGGACGCTTGGCCGTCAACGAACACTTCCAAACGGCAATTCCACACATCTACGCCGCAGGCGACGTCATCGGCTTTCCGGCCTTGGCCTCGACATCCATGCAACAAGGTCGTCACGCAGCCTGTCATGCGTTCGGCCACCCGGATCGGCTCGACAACTCACTCCTCCCCTACGGCATCTACGCCATTCCGGAAATTTCCATGGTGGGCCTGAATGAGGAAGAGCTCAAGCGAGCAGAAATCCCCTTCGGCATCGGCATCGCCCGCTACAAAGAGATCGCGCGCGGGCAGCTCATCGGCGACGAAATGGGCATGTTGAAGCTGTTGTTTCATCGCCATACCAGACATCTGCTTGGCGTTCATGCCATCGGCGAAGGAGCAACTGAACTGATTCACATCGGGCAGGCGGTCATGGCTTTTCACGGCAAGATCGATTATTTCATCGATACGGTCTTCAACTATCCGACCCTGGCCGAATGTTACAAGGTGGCCGCGCTGGACGGCATGAATCGCTTGCCGAGACCATGGGTTCCTTACCTGTGAAACAGGAACATGTCTTGACGCTACGCCAGTGTTGAGCCGGACATCCCTCACGAGCAGTGAGAGGGTCGCCAGAAAGGAAGAGATGCATGTCATTCTCAAATCACCTGCGAAAGCTTGCCAACTCAATTTGGAATGCCCAGTTGAGCCATCCCTTTGTCGTCGCACTGGGCAACGGCACACTGCCTGAACAGAAATTCCAGTATTACATTCTGCAAGACGCCAGGTTCCTGGGGGATCTGGCCCGCGTCTTTTCTGCCGCCGCGCAGAAGGCGCCGGATTCCGACGCGAGCCTGCGGTTCAACAAGCTGGCGGAGGAGACAATTGTCGTAGAGCGGAGTCTGCATGAAAGCTACGGAAAGAAATGGGCGCTGACAGCGAAACAGATGACGTCGGTTCCGATGGCGCCGACCAACCACGCTTATACCAGACACATGCTGGCCGTGGCCGCTTCGGGGACTGCGGCGGAAATTGCCGTCGTCGCCCTGCCTTGCGCCTGGGTCTATTGTGTGGTCGGACAGCATTTATTGAGAAAAGGCCCCCCTGCCAAGAATCACCCCTACCGTGACTGGCTCATGCTCTACGCCTCGCCGGAGTTTGCCGAAGTGCAACTATGGATGCGGAAGAAAGTCGATCAGTGGGCCAAGACGGCGGGCAAAGAGGAACTGCGGCGGATGGAAGAGTCCTTCATCATCAGTTCTCGGTATGAGTGGATGTTTTGGGACATGGCGTGGAACGAGGAAAAGTGGCCGGTGTAAGTGCGGGTAGGCGTCTCAACGCCTATCGGCTCCCGCACTCCGGCTCGACCGCACCAGGCCTCACGCACGCTCGACTGCGCAACTCGCTGCATTCCATGGTTCACATGAATGCAGCATCGGACAGTGCTCGCCGTCCGCTGCGCGGATCGCTTTGTTCGGCACGTGCGGTAGCCCGAGCCTCCATGCAGGTCGCAGGACAGGCGCTGAGACCCCACTACTTGAAAAACACACCAGCCACGAGGGTAGCAAGGAAGGAGAAGGGAGATCGAGGGTGGCTCACGAACAGACGCTTGCTCAATACCACCCGTCGAAGGTGTAAAAAGAGAGGACACCTGCTAATAGAAATTGGAGCCACGCAGGGTGCTCAAAAAGGCTGATATTTCTCACCCGCTCACCCCGGCCCGCTAAGACGCGCCGTTCCACAGGCAAGACCGCAGCAAGCGAAGGGGTGAGGCGTATGCTCCGGTACGTTGAACCCCTGAGCGATGCGAGAACGCCGCTGGCGGGATTTCTCAGCACCCTGCAGGATGTTCGTTATGACTTTTGCCGCGCCTTGGCCAATGCGAGCGCCATCGCACCGATCGGCTGGGGCATTCGTGCCGCTTGATCGGATGCCGACGGCCCATGCCCACGCGAGGCACGTGCCGACGCGTTTCCAGACTGTGTCGGCACAGATGGGCGGCTCGCCGTCTCCTCGAGACGCATGGTCAGCGAAATACGCTGGCGCTTCAGATCGACATCAAGCACCTTCACCCTGACGACCTGACCGGGCTTGACCACTTCATGCGGATCTCTCACAAACTTGTTCGCCAGCGCCGATACGTGCACGAGCCCATCCTGATGGACACCGATATCGATGAACGCACCGAATGCCGCTACGTTCGTGACCACTCCCTCCAACACCATTCCGGGTTGCAAATCACTCAGGGATTCAACTCCCTCTCGGAAGGTGGCCGTCTTGAATTCTGGACGCGGGTCGCGCCCTGGTTTTTCCAGTTCGATGAGAATATCCCGCACGGTGGGCACCCCGAACTTCTCATCGGTAAAATCGTTCGGCGACAACTCTTTCAAGACCGTCGGCCGTCGCATCACTTCGGCAATTCCGGTTCCGAGGCGTGTCAGAATCCGTTCGACCACCGGATAGGCTTCCGGGTGAACGGCGGAACGATCTAAAGGATTGTCTCCATCGGGAATGCGGAGAAAGCCTGCCGCCTGCTCGAAGGTTTTTTCACCAAGACGCGGGACATTACGGATCGCCGTTCGATTCGCAAACGGCCCGTTCGTATCCCGATAATTCACAATATTCCTGGCCAGCGCCTTGTTCAGACCCGACACCCGTTCCAACAAGGGCGCCGATGCCGTATTGACGTTCACCCCGACTGCATTCACGCAATCTTCAACCGTGGCGTCGAGCGACCGCGCCAATGCCCGCTGGTCGACGTCGTGCTGGTATTGGCCGACCCCGATCGCCTTCGGTTCGATCTTCACCAGCTCGGCCAGTGGATCCTGTACACGCCGGGCAATGGAGACCGCGCCCCGCAAACTGACATCCAACTCGGGAAATTCCGCCGCAGCGAACGCCGACGCGGAATAGACCGACGCGCCTGCTTCACTGACCACAATTTTGGCCACCTTCTGTTCAGGCTTCTGGACAGCGACCAGCTTGATCACCTCGATCGCCAGCTTGTCCGTCTCCCGGCTTGCTGTTCCGTTACCGATTGAAATCAACTCCACACCATGTTGAATGACGAGACGCAGGAGCGTCCCCAATGCTCCCTGGCAGTCCTTGCGAGGCTGATGCGGATAGATCGTGGCCGTTTCCAACAATTTTCCCGTCATATCCACCACCGCCACTTTACAGCCTGTGCGAATGCCTGGATCCAGGCCGAGAACGGCCTTTGGACCGGCCGGCGCCGCCAATAAAAGCTCATGGAGGTTTCTGGCAAAAATCTTGATCGCCTCGGCTTCCGCCGCTTCCCGTAACTGCACCAGCAGTTCGACGCTGAGCTGTAGATGAATTTTCACACGCCAGGCCCAGTCACAGACATCAGCCAGCCACGTGTCGGCGGGCCTGCCTTGATCTTCAATACCCGCGTGAGCCGCAATCATGGAAACACAAGGATGCGGAACGACTGCGTCAAGCGCCTCTCCCAAACCCAATTCCAGTTTCAATACGCCGAGGGCACGGCCCCGGAACAACGCGAGCGCCCGATGCGACGGGATGGTCTTGATGGACTCGGTATAGGCATAGTAATCGCGGAACTTTTCGTCCTCGGCCATCTCCTTGTCCTTCACCACCGTCGAGGTCAAGACACCCTGTTCCCACAGGCGCATCCGGAAGGCGGCCAGCAAATCGGCCGTTTCGGCAAACCGCTCGGTCAGAATGTCCCGCGCTCCTTCCAGCGCCGCTTTGGCATCCGGCACATTGATGGCCTCCACCCCTTCAGCGGCGGGGACCACACGGATGTATGTGAGCGCCTCTTGCTCGGGAGTCAGCGCCGGATCATTCAACAAGGCGTCCGCCAACGGCTCCAGCCCGGCTTCGCGCGCAATCTGTGCACGTGTACGCCGCTTGGGTTTAAAGGGTAGATATAAATCCTCGACAGCTTGCTTCGTCCCCGCCGCCTCGATGCTCACTCGCAACGCGTCCGTCAGCTTCCCCTGTTCTTCGATCGACGTCAGAATCGCGGCACGCCGCACCTCCAACTCACGGAGATAGAGCAGGCGCTCTTCCAGCGTGCGCAGCTGCGTATCGCTCAGATTGCCGGTCGCCTCTTTGCGGTAGCGCGCGATGAACGGAACGGTCGCCCCTTCGTCCAGTAGCGCCACCGCGGCTGCGACCTGATGAGCCCCAACGCCGAGCTCCTTGGCGATGAGGGGAACAATCTTGAGCTGAACCGTATTCGATGAGATCTGAGGTTCGATAGCTGTCATCTGTAGTAGTTGCCGATCTTTCCGAACGCGTGAGAGGTCCGCGTTCTTTTAGAATATGATGAGTCCAAGAATTTCGGTGTTTGATTGTATCGGATGTACGTGATCGTCAGACACATTCGGCAGCGACGGAACTATCGCCTGCGGGATATCTACAAGAAGCCTCTCCACAATGTCCAGCAAGATTCTGGTCTGACTTTCATTTGATGCCTTGCGGGGAGCACCGGTCACTGAACGAGGGAGGGAAGAGGGTTGCGCGCGAACGGCTGGCGTGCTCAATTCCATCTGTCTAGGCTGTGAAGCGAGACATGACCTCGTTCGATCATACGCCAAGGATTAGTGGGCAAGAGTTCCAAATGCCGCAAACAGCCGCCCGGCAAGGTAATGGGTACCCTGGGTGTCGCCCGACTGTTTACGCCGCATGAAGTCGTTCAGAATTCGTCCGTCTGCAGTTTTGTGTATGTCAGGTTGCTGGAGGTTCATCCGATAGCGCTCGATCCCTCCTGACATCCAACTCACGAAGATCACCGTTCCATCCCGTTCCACCTGCTCGACCACGCCGACATGCGTGAGTGGATCGTTCGCCAAGCCGTCGCGATTGAAATCCCACGTATTGTGAAAAAAGACCAGGTCTCCCGGATGCACAGTCGGGCCATAATGAATTCGCCCGTGTTCCATGACATGGGTGTAGATACGCCCGACACCGTTTCCTCCATCCAGTTCGCCCAAGCCGCCGTACAAGTCGACCCGCTGTGTCGCGTATACCCCGCGGACGAAACCGGAACAGTCCGGGGCATAGCGCCGGCCACCCACATCGATCCGCGACCTGCCAAGGAATCTCACGGCCGTCTGCGCCAGCGCTTGCTGCCGCGGAACTCCCCTGGCCATGGAGCAGCAGTGCCCGCTGCGTGTTCCCATGGCAGGAATCACGTCATCTTGCGCCGGCTGGCGCGTTGCCGTTGCACAACCGTACAGTAACCCTGCGGATACGATGACTAGAACTCCCGTCGCTAACGAACACCCGTGCCCGGCTGACTTCGTCATGCTTCAGTATACCGTTAAGCCGCTGCAAAGCCATATCGGAAAAGCAGTTCAACTATCTATCCGCCCGCGCTGCCCACTGGTCCGCCCGGTTCGGTCATGCGCCAGGGATCGA is a genomic window containing:
- the sthA gene encoding Si-specific NAD(P)(+) transhydrogenase encodes the protein MAHYDLLVIGTGPAGQKAAIQAAKLGKKVAIIERKTVVGGVCINTGTIPSKSLREAVLYLSGFRQRSVYGATYRLKKTIAIEDLAFRANHVIRNEIQIVQNQMGRNRVDMFYGSASFIDPHRLRIQTTRGALELTSDFVVIAVGTEPARPSNIPFDDRTIIDTDGLLTLKRIPDSIVIVGGGVIGTEYASMLAALGVPVTLIDKRPRLLEFVDAEIIDTLQQQMKDIGVTLYHDEEAVAINRARDKSIQVTLRHSRPIHTSTLMYAIGRVGATQSLDLDAIGLKPDDRGRLAVNEHFQTAIPHIYAAGDVIGFPALASTSMQQGRHAACHAFGHPDRLDNSLLPYGIYAIPEISMVGLNEEELKRAEIPFGIGIARYKEIARGQLIGDEMGMLKLLFHRHTRHLLGVHAIGEGATELIHIGQAVMAFHGKIDYFIDTVFNYPTLAECYKVAALDGMNRLPRPWVPYL
- the tpx gene encoding thiol peroxidase, which gives rise to MMRTRFYGFIGAALFISLGFVGCQATGGSSGNTFAYRTIPVADGSVVAGEGNNVLFKGNSLPLAGNGVKIGDTLRDVNVVQNDLSLVNIVETKGAGKVRIISTVPSLDTPVCEQQTHLLSERNKGLDKMVELITVSVDTPFAQKRFAEDANIANVTFLSDYRGGEFGKAHGLFLEGPHVLTRAVIVVDKRNTIRYLQITPELSQLPDLEEAFQFARRLITES
- the tenA gene encoding thiaminase II, coding for MSFSNHLRKLANSIWNAQLSHPFVVALGNGTLPEQKFQYYILQDARFLGDLARVFSAAAQKAPDSDASLRFNKLAEETIVVERSLHESYGKKWALTAKQMTSVPMAPTNHAYTRHMLAVAASGTAAEIAVVALPCAWVYCVVGQHLLRKGPPAKNHPYRDWLMLYASPEFAEVQLWMRKKVDQWAKTAGKEELRRMEESFIISSRYEWMFWDMAWNEEKWPV
- the oadA gene encoding sodium-extruding oxaloacetate decarboxylase subunit alpha, translating into MAKRRPTAKKQQKISRPSAPLVKTSKSAKPRSGEFTIQPAVGRPVLITDVALRDGHQSLLATRMRTEDMLPIAQKLDAVGYWSLEVWGGATFDTCLRFLKEDPWERLRALRAAMPNTKLQMLLRGQNLVGYRHYADDVVERFIERSAANGIDVFRIFDALNDVRNVDRAVSEVKACGKHAEATICYTVSPVHSIDRFVDLAKKFEDLGTDTICIKDMAGLLAPLEAYHLVRRLKAAVKVPLHLHSHYTSGMASMASLMAILGGLDMLDTAMSPLAGGTSHPATETLVAALQNTPYDTGLELASFPPITEHFRSVRRKYRQFESDFTGVDAEILTSQIPGGMLSNLAAQLTEQNALDRMKEVLDEVPRVRKEMGYPPLVTPTSQIVGTQATLNVLTGERYKVITTETKNYFLGLYGRAPGQVDLDVMARATGDETPIKTRPADRLEPELEALKNDLPDSAQSIEDQLSFALFPTIARDFFEAREKGDLTPEPLELGSTKGPATAHELHLAPVEFNVTVHGETYHVKVSGSGRKVDGRKPYYIRVNDKLEEVSLETIQEVLAGVPELQGTDSGGKPKRPRPSKPGDVAPPMPGRVVKVLVAVDDHVKVGDPLLIIEAMKMESRVPAPIDGRVAAILTAEGDNVKTDETVIQLE
- a CDS encoding alpha/beta fold hydrolase, with protein sequence MSACATPVQIPPYFETLERTPVERIPIKTVLVRDQRIAYLDIGAGPPVILIHGFGGSMWQWEHQQHALAQHFRTLTLDLPGSGLSDKPDIDYLPDQMLDFCIGFMDALQIRKASLIGNSMGAGLAIGMTLTHPTRIDKLVLISGLPSHVIAKLTSRSFRQALESRAPSWLVSLGNWLFGGLVTETVLKEIVHDHNLLTPAVIERSNRNRRRPGIIKPIMAVRNAIPSWETDFAPRLSSITHPTMIIWGEYDRLFPMAVGEELHHRIRGSEFVRIPDAGHMPQWERPDLVNRSLITYIESSP
- a CDS encoding RNA-binding transcriptional accessory protein, with translation MTAIEPQISSNTVQLKIVPLIAKELGVGAHQVAAAVALLDEGATVPFIARYRKEATGNLSDTQLRTLEERLLYLRELEVRRAAILTSIEEQGKLTDALRVSIEAAGTKQAVEDLYLPFKPKRRTRAQIAREAGLEPLADALLNDPALTPEQEALTYIRVVPAAEGVEAINVPDAKAALEGARDILTERFAETADLLAAFRMRLWEQGVLTSTVVKDKEMAEDEKFRDYYAYTESIKTIPSHRALALFRGRALGVLKLELGLGEALDAVVPHPCVSMIAAHAGIEDQGRPADTWLADVCDWAWRVKIHLQLSVELLVQLREAAEAEAIKIFARNLHELLLAAPAGPKAVLGLDPGIRTGCKVAVVDMTGKLLETATIYPHQPRKDCQGALGTLLRLVIQHGVELISIGNGTASRETDKLAIEVIKLVAVQKPEQKVAKIVVSEAGASVYSASAFAAAEFPELDVSLRGAVSIARRVQDPLAELVKIEPKAIGVGQYQHDVDQRALARSLDATVEDCVNAVGVNVNTASAPLLERVSGLNKALARNIVNYRDTNGPFANRTAIRNVPRLGEKTFEQAAGFLRIPDGDNPLDRSAVHPEAYPVVERILTRLGTGIAEVMRRPTVLKELSPNDFTDEKFGVPTVRDILIELEKPGRDPRPEFKTATFREGVESLSDLQPGMVLEGVVTNVAAFGAFIDIGVHQDGLVHVSALANKFVRDPHEVVKPGQVVRVKVLDVDLKRQRISLTMRLEETASRPSVPTQSGNASARASRGHGPSASDQAARMPQPIGAMALALAKARQKS